ttcaagtgattatttatcaaaatcggctgaaaattgaagaagttatggctactttaccataactgtaatttttgcagtttttaataattcaacgaaccgcagtacactttcatagtataggaagaatgaaacatgataaatctcactcgctccaagtcaaaattatttattagcttaccagaaggtcacatgccaagtttcaggaagatctgaccatagggaggggttgcttaagtctcaaacgtgaataaaattttgaggtattttgcccggaaggaacgaaaaatactggtttttcatcaataacttttttcatcactggctgattgttttttatgtttgattttcttaaagcctaagttgagacaaatatttcacccgaagactgtaactcgattggttttgaaacagaaaagttattgcggttcaaaggccgcaaattttgtccaacgcgcagtgagtactttttacgcatttctttttatacgacaatttttgaccaaaatacaatctttgaaccacaataacttttctgtttcaaatccaatcgagttacagtcttcgggtgaaatatttgtctcaacttaggctttaagaaaatcaaccataaaaaacaatcagctagtgatgaaaagagttattgatgaaaaaccagtatttttcgttccttccgggcaaaatacctcaaaattttattcacgtttgagacttaagtgTTATGTCCCGAGATAAGGTGACCGTGATATTGGTAGACGGAACATAAATACGGGGTTAAACTGGGAATTACATATATATTAAAACTTTAGTATAAAAACACGTTACAGAGTGTGTCGCGACGGGAAGTAAAGTGAATGTCAAAAtctcttcttctttctttcaCTGTGTGCTGTCTCCACTGATGATAACTGTCAGGTGTCACCAGGGAGCCCAGTGCGAAGTAGATCCACAGTAGGACTGTTCATGGCCCCAACATCTCCCCTCTTAATATATCTGGTACGGATCGAACCACTGCGGCGCTCTTCGAACCCGCGAAGATCGGCGTGGCTGTTGCACAGCTGATAGATTTTCTGTTGCCGTCCGGAAACCGGACGAGTTCCTTGTAGTGGTGATTGAGGGCGGAGACAACGACGATGGTACTGATGCTGACAGCGCAGAAGCATCGTTACGAGACGATACTACTTTCTCTTCGGGATGCGACgtttgcacaggtgtagaatgATGGGAAGGTGCACCAGGATTCGAAACATTCGGCGAACCACAAATCATAGATGGTGAATTCGTTTTGGGTGAAGCGGACGGTAGACACAAATTATGCTCCTTCAAAAGTATGTCCAACGGTAGTATATGGTTACTCGAACTCACTGGTACATCTGGTATGATCGATCGGCTTCTCATTTGGTTCACGTGTGCTCGGCACATTCGGGAATCTTCGATCCAAATATTGTACATGGCTCGGCCAACACGCTCAAGTACAACTCCGTCTGCCCATCTCCAAGTGTTGTTGGAATGAATTTGAACGTACACTGTGTCATGCTGTTTGAAGAATCTCATGTTGCCTTCCGAATGTCTTTCTTCAACGTTTGGCCTCGGCGGTGGTCGAAGTAGCTCTAAACAAGTGCGGATTGGTCGTCCAAAAATTAAATCAGCTGGTGATCTACCGGTAACAGGATTAGGAGTTGTTCGGTACGTTAATAAAAATGTATCTAGAGCTTCTTGGATCGTTCCCTTCCCTTCTCTAATTTTTCGCAAGGAGCGTTTAAAAGTGTCTACAAAACGCTCAACTTGCCCGTTTGATTGTGGGTGATAGGGTACTGTGGTTAAATGCTCAATAGCGTTTTCTACACAAAAGGCTGCAAATTCGGTACTGGTGAATTGCGAACCGTTATCGCTGACCAGGGTTATTGGCATTCCGAAGCGAGCAAAAATGCCTCGTAGAATGCCGATGGTAGCCGCTGATGTGGTGCGACTGGTTTTGTATATTTCCACCCACTTCGAAAAAGAGTCAACGAGCAACAAAAAATAGTCTCCTTCTATAGGCCCCGCATAATCAACATGCACACGCTGCCACGGTTTCTCCGGCTTGGGCCACGGCTGTGGTGGTGAAAGCGGTGGGCTTTTGGCTACCATAGCGCACGGTCTACAGGAGCTAACAAACTTGACGATGTCTGCATCCAAAGATGGCCAATACACAAAACTTCGCGCTATTGCCTTCATGCGCTGGATTCCGGGATGGCCTTTGTGCATCTGTTGAAGGCATTGGTTCCGGAATTTGGACGGTACTGCAATACGCTCAGCGAACATAATACATCCTTGGACGATGGACAAGGAATCTTGGCGGTCGAAGAAACGTTGAACCTCTTGATCGGGAATCACTTTTCGAGACTTCGGCCAACCATTTTGGATGAAACGGAAAACTTCACCAAGGACCGGATCGGTCTGAGTAGCACCTTGAACTGCCTTGAAATTAAGAGGGACTTGTTTAGCGGAGTTGAGTGCTACTGATCCTAAATCCTCTTCTAGGTTGACACTGGCAATAATATAGTCTTCGTCGGGCTTGATGTGGTTGTTAATTAACCGCGACAACACATCGGCATTTCCAAATTTGTCTGTGCTGATATACTCGATTTGGAAATTGTACAGCAGTAGCTGCAACGCCCATCGTTGCAAGCGGTTGGCAGTGTAGGTGGGTATCCCCTTCTTGGATCCGAAGATGCGTAACAGAGGAGCGTGATCTGTTTGAAGGGTGAAACTTCTACCGTAcagcattttgtgaaattttgtgcaGGCGAAAACAAGCGCTAAACCTTCACGGTCGGGTTGCCCATATGCTTGTTCGGCTGCAGTGAGAGCCCTAGATGCGTGTTGAATGACCTTCACCGAACCGTCCGGAAACTTGTGGCTTATCGTAGCACCGACACCAACCGATGAAGCATCTGCCGAAACAACGATCGGCAAATCCGGGCTGTAGTGTGTCAACAGAAGATCAGATGCCAGAATTGTCTTGAACTGGTCGAACGCTTTTTGACACTAGGTTGACCAGTTGAACTGCTTGTTGCCTTTCAGCAGCTCATCCAGTGGGTAACGCAGTGTTCGCATGGCTGGATCAAAACGGCCATAATAATTGATCGCTCCTAGGAAGGATCGAACACCGGTCACATCTGTAGGAGGCGGAAGGTTGCGGATGACGTCGATTTTTGCTGGATCCGGGCGCAACCCGTGTCTGTCGATCAGGTGCCCCAGATACTTTATCTGCTGCGAACCAAAGGAACACTTTTCGGCTTTGATGGTGAAACCGTACTCTTGAAAACGTTTCAAGGCTGCTGTAAGATTACGGTTATGCTCCTCCTCGTTTGATCCGCCGATCAAAACGTCGTCCAAGTACCCCAAAGTGTTTTTAAGGCCAGCCAGGATGGTATCGACTAGCTGTTGGAAGGCGCCAGGTGCTGCTTTCACCCCCGGCGATAGTCGATTGTAGCGATACAGCCCCCGATGAGTATTGATGGTTAACAACTCTCGGGAAGATTCATCAACTTCGACTTGCAGGAATGCGTCGGACAAATCCAACTTGCTGAAGATCACACAATTCGAAAGCTTGGCGAATATGTCCTGCGGAAGAGGCAAAGGGTACTGGTTAGCTTGGAGAGCGTTGTTCAGACCTGTAGAGTAATCTCCACAAATTCTGATGGCACCACTGGCTTTGCGGACAACCACGATCGGTGCGGCCCATGCCGAGTACTCGACTGGTGTGATGATGTTGGCGTGCTCCAGTCGATCAAGCTCTTCATCCACTGCACTGTACATCGCGTAAGCAACAGGTCTTTTGGGGCGAAACACAGGTGACTGTCCATCTTTGAGAGTCAACTTAACCTTCGCTTTCGTACACAGCCCAGGAGTGTCCGAGAAAACTTCCGGAAATGCGGCCTTGATGGCACTTCCGACATCACCGGACGATGTGAGTTGATTGCAGAATTGATTCATCGGAATTGACCACAGGTTGAACAGGTTGATGAGGTCAATTCCCATTAGGTGTAATGGTTGCTTCACAATGAAAAACCTGGCACTGCGACACACTCCATTGATTGAAATGTCACAAGTGCATTCAGCTTGAAGTTTGAGAGGCTGTCCAGATGCTGTGGATGCCTTTACTAATGCCGGCGAAGTCATAGGCCTTCCGATTTTCACCCAGGTTTTCTCGGAAATGACGCTTATATCCGACGCCGTATCTAACTGCAGCTTCACTGGAGTTCCCAATAGTTGCACTGTTACATATTTCCTTTCTTGTTTAACACTTTTAACTTGCACTGATTTCGTTGCAGCCGATTGcggttttcttttattttcacttgTAGTCTTTTTAGCACTTGCACAATAACCGTCTTTGTGTCCAAACCCACCGCAAACTTTGCACCGATGGTTGCGGTATGTGCAATCTTTCGCATAGTGCATAGCACCACAACACCAGCAAGGAGAAAATGGTccacttttattgtttttgttttggtttttgtaACTATTTCTATTAACTTCTCCTTCCGGGTTGTTTTTCTTGTGCTTCTCAGACCACTTGCTAAAAGTTTGTTTACGATGCACCACCCTTGCTGACACTGACGGGGTGGCAATCATCGCGGTGTCGTGCTTGATCGACATCAATTTCTGACACTCGGTAGAGATTTGCTCCAACTTCACTAAACTGTTATCTTCTATGCGGCTTAATAAACGAGTGCGGATTTCCCCGTCACTATCCGACTTCAACCCACACACGAACATTAAACACTTGAATTCGTCTTCGCTTAGTTTCCCCAACTCGAATTCAACACATAGCCGATTTAAGCGACAAGCGTAAGCCTTATAATCTTCCGAAGGCTGCTTTGTCACTTGCAAACACCGGTAACGGCGGCAGATTAGTGACTCCACCGTTCCGAACAAACTCTTTAGTTTGGACACTGTATCGGCAAACTTAATTTCTTTCGGAACAGCTGGCAGGATAAAATTTAAGTAACGCTCATGCTCAGCTGGACCGAGTTTACGTAACAACAACCGCACTTTAGCATCATCATTAAGACGAGCTGCATCTTCCGAAAACAAACTATCATAACGCGAATACCAAGCACCGAACGTTACCCCACTTTCCGGGTCATAGCGGAATTCATTAATATTCGTGCTCAGTGATTCTAATATTTGCTCCGGATTAGGTGCTAACGGAGGACCATGATCCTGAGGCAGGTTTGCAAAATGAcgttcctgttgatgcattatAAACTGTTGCATCTGCTGCAGAATCTGCAGAAGCATCGGATCAGTTTGGTACTGCGGgaattgttgttgttgctgctgctgatgaaaGTGAGGTTGGGTTCCCGGAACGTGTGATGGAAGCAAGGACGGGCGAATAATCGGATTTccgtgctgctgctgttgcacGGGATGCTGCCTGTGTGCATAATCCGAATTACTGCCAACTTGGCCGTTGGTGTTAACGGGAATCGACGGATTTCTCCCTCCGGATGGTGGGGAGCTCATATGATCGTCTTCCATTCTTCGCCTTTTCTTACTTGGACCGGGAATTTTTCGTTCACTCTCGCGCACAACCGATTAACTCGTCGCCACTGTTATGTCCCGAGATAAGGTGACCGTGATATTGGTAGACGGAACATAAATACGGGGTTAAACTGGGAATTACATATATATTAAAACTTTAGTATAAAAACACGTTACAGAGTGTGTCGCGACGGGAAGTAAAGTGAATGTCAAAAtctcttcttctttctttcaCTGTGTGCTGTCTCCACTGATGATAACTGTCAGGTGTCACCAGGGAGCCCAGTGCGAAGTAGATCCACAGTAGGACTGTTCATGGCCCCAAcattaagcaacccctccctatggtcagatcttcttgaaacttggcatgtgaccttctggtaagctaataaataacttcgacttggagcgagtgagattaatcatgtttcattctacctatactatgataagtatactgcggttcgttaaattattaaaaactgcaaaaattacagttatggtaaagtagccataccttcttcaattttcagccgattttgataaataaccacttgaaatctttgttttgaattgagatttaagcgcaaaagaaaatcagattttttaaatgctaccatcgagtctaaaactttcgttgaaaaaaaattttctctaaaaaaatgcgttttttataattttttttctcattaagtcactaatatcaacaatactattggtcaaacgcaaaaacagtgttcagatgatcgatagaaaatttattcaccttcaatatgcaaaagaaagatttcaaattactgttttgccgtctgagatattttaattaaagtataagaacttttttaattttttcgaaatttcacatttggagcataactcaaaaacggttctactgagatttttttgaatttcattttcggattcagcgcccgatttcacattaaaaatgttggtcagttaatcaagttcacgattttttttaaattttgtaaactagtgttatcaatATAAATACTTCAAATActgaaaagtcaaaaatttgtactaaatgtgaccctttgaaaataaaatttatagcaaaaatcaagaaaaaaaaaagatttttcaacttttattcagGATTTCTAACTAGGTTTCGTAATTGCTGCCATTTTtatactttatgaaacgaatggttgatgatctagctaaaagaatttgttcttggTTTTCCCCAATATATCTACAGTTGTCAGCCATTTTGTTCAGTTACAGGATTATTCATctgcattattttaaaaatgtctcgaTAACATGATAATATAACATTCAAAATAAGAATACTTTTGTTCCGTTGCAGGAAACGGAAAGCTCAAATGTTGATAGGAAAACTCGGTTAGAGTACTGGTAACTCTTACATTGACAACAGTCCAAAGCTCTGGTAACTTCACTGACGTCGATAGGGATTACTTCTTGGTACTTGGATTCACAAaaccactttttttattttggaacacTTTATTTGCACTTATACCTACTAAAGATTGGAACAACACTTACTGAAATGCGGAATTATACTCACTCAAATGCAGCATAATACTAACTCACAAGTTACTCGACTCTGTATTTATATGCTAATAGAATGTTCTGAACTACGGAATTATACTACTGAATTAAgtatagaatattctagatTTTTCTAAGGAATTATAATGGAACTTTCTAGAATCATCAG
This sequence is a window from Uranotaenia lowii strain MFRU-FL chromosome 3, ASM2978415v1, whole genome shotgun sequence. Protein-coding genes within it:
- the LOC129752695 gene encoding uncharacterized protein K02A2.6-like — translated: MEDDHMSSPPSGGRNPSIPVNTNGQVGSNSDYAHRQHPVQQQQHGNPIIRPSLLPSHVPGTQPHFHQQQQQQQFPQYQTDPMLLQILQQMQQFIMHQQERHFANLPQDHGPPLAPNPEQILESLSTNINEFRYDPESGVTFGAWYSRYDSLFSEDAARLNDDAKVRLLLRKLGPAEHERYLNFILPAVPKEIKFADTVSKLKSLFGTVESLICRRYRCLQVTKQPSEDYKAYACRLNRLCVEFELGKLSEDEFKCLMFVCGLKSDSDGEIRTRLLSRIEDNSLVKLEQISTECQKLMSIKHDTAMIATPSVSARVVHRKQTFSKWSEKHKKNNPEGEVNRNSYKNQNKNNKSGPFSPCWCCGAMHYAKDCTYRNHRCKVCGGFGHKDGYCASAKKTTSENKRKPQSAATKSVQVKSVKQERKYVTVQLLGTPVKLQLDTASDISVISEKTWVKIGRPMTSPALVKASTASGQPLKLQAECTCDISINGVCRSARFFIVKQPLHLMGIDLINLFNLWSIPMNQFCNQLTSSGDVGSAIKAAFPEVFSDTPGLCTKAKVKLTLKDGQSPVFRPKRPVAYAMYSAVDEELDRLEHANIITPVEYSAWAAPIVVVRKASGAIRICGDYSTGLNNALQANQYPLPLPQDIFAKLSNCVIFSKLDLSDAFLQVEVDESSRELLTINTHRGLYRYNRLSPGVKAAPGAFQQLVDTILAGLKNTLGYLDDVLIGGSNEEEHNRNLTAALKRFQEYGFTIKAEKCSFGSQQIKYLGHLIDRHGLRPDPAKIDVIRNLPPPTDVTGVRSFLGAINYYGRFDPAMRTLRYPLDELLKGNKQFNWSTYPDLPIVVSADASSVGVGATISHKFPDGSVKVIQHASRALTAAEQAYGQPDREGLALVFACTKFHKMLYGRSFTLQTDHAPLLRIFGSKKGIPTYTANRLQRWALQLLLYNFQIEYISTDKFGNADVLSRLINNHIKPDEDYIIASVNLEEDLGSVALNSAKQVPLNFKAVQGATQTDPVLGEVFRFIQNGWPKSRKVIPDQEVQRFFDRQDSLSIVQGCIMFAERIAVPSKFRNQCLQQMHKGHPGIQRMKAIARSFVYWPSLDADIVKFVSSCRPCAMVAKSPPLSPPQPWPKPEKPWQRVHVDYAGPIEGDYFLLLVDSFSKWVEIYKTSRTTSAATIGILRGIFARFGMPITLVSDNGSQFTSTEFAAFCVENAIEHLTTVPYHPQSNGQVERFVDTFKRSLRKIREGKGTIQEALDTFLLTYRTTPNPVTGRSPADLIFGRPIRTCLELLRPPPRPNVEERHSEGNMRFFKQHDTVYVQIHSNNTWRWADGVVLERVGRAMYNIWIEDSRMCRAHVNQMRSRSIIPDVPVSSSNHILPLDILLKEHNLCLPSASPKTNSPSMICGSPNVSNPGAPSHHSTPVQTSHPEEKVVSSRNDASALSASVPSSLSPPSITTTRNSSGFRTATENLSAVQQPRRSSRVRRAPQWFDPYQIY